In Spirochaetales bacterium, the following are encoded in one genomic region:
- a CDS encoding outer membrane lipoprotein carrier protein LolA: MKSRRYLRMIMYLYCFGCILNSAVAQEIITADTYFEQVSAVYGRVTDYEGRITITEGDNAMEGNIWYKNPNLLLIRFTSPENQYLLVNGEALTVFVPEHSVLLKQYLPRRSKASIAAMASSQGLTYLRNNYKIAYVYGPDPIPLEEGSKEMVVKLKFQWRATAEGFKDIEISFTDEGLIRRVKAVTATNINIQFDFHDLKINQGILEEMFDIPDPPTAYEYKNFLFGDEE; the protein is encoded by the coding sequence ATGAAAAGCAGAAGATATTTACGAATGATCATGTATCTGTATTGTTTCGGATGCATACTCAACAGTGCCGTTGCCCAGGAAATAATCACGGCGGACACCTATTTCGAACAGGTATCCGCGGTCTATGGCCGGGTCACGGATTATGAAGGCAGGATAACCATAACCGAAGGGGATAACGCCATGGAGGGGAATATATGGTACAAAAATCCCAATCTCCTTCTCATCAGGTTTACCTCTCCGGAAAATCAATATCTATTGGTAAACGGCGAGGCACTTACCGTCTTTGTTCCCGAGCATTCGGTTCTTCTCAAACAATATCTACCCAGACGAAGCAAGGCGTCGATTGCCGCCATGGCGAGCAGCCAGGGGCTTACCTATCTTCGCAATAACTACAAAATAGCCTATGTCTACGGTCCCGATCCGATCCCGCTTGAAGAAGGTTCGAAGGAGATGGTCGTGAAACTCAAATTTCAGTGGCGGGCGACGGCGGAAGGTTTTAAGGATATTGAAATATCGTTTACGGATGAGGGGCTGATAAGGAGGGTGAAAGCCGTTACGGCAACGAATATCAATATACAATTCGATTTTCATGACTTGAAAATCAACCAGGGTATCCTCGAAGA